A genomic stretch from Bosea sp. F3-2 includes:
- a CDS encoding SRPBCC family protein — MAVQRARHIGISIDRPVEQVYAFLAEPENFPQWAEGLGHSFVHVEGMTWRAETPMGSMRILFSEPNRHGVLDHAVIPEHGPAMHNPMRVVANGDGAEVVFTLFQRDGMSDDEMAADAGMIARDLAALKALLER, encoded by the coding sequence ATGGCTGTTCAGCGCGCCCGGCATATCGGCATCAGCATCGATCGCCCGGTAGAGCAGGTCTATGCCTTCCTGGCCGAGCCGGAGAACTTCCCGCAATGGGCTGAGGGTCTCGGCCACAGCTTTGTCCATGTCGAGGGCATGACCTGGCGCGCCGAAACCCCGATGGGGTCGATGCGCATCCTGTTCAGCGAGCCGAACCGTCACGGCGTGCTCGACCATGCGGTCATCCCCGAGCACGGCCCGGCCATGCACAATCCGATGCGGGTCGTCGCCAATGGCGACGGTGCCGAGGTCGTCTTCACCCTGTTCCAGCGCGACGGCATGTCCGATGATGAGATGGCGGCCGATGCGGGCATGATCGCGCGGGATCTCGCGGCGCTGAAGGCCTTGCTGGAACGCTGA
- a CDS encoding TIGR02186 family protein: protein MTRFLALLAALWAGLAAAAARAETLIAAMSTHQIQITSNYTGSQLTVFGLVERDARTVSRGDPYDIIVTVRGPRRMLLVREKERLGPIWINRSQRRFPDNPVFLHVASNRPIAEMMSPETARRGRIGLANAELPQGNWVDLDPGSTRFRESLLRIMQAKDLFGYEERGVTFLSSSLFSAPIDIAATAPTGSYTVDIVLYSGGVPLARQQTNFEVIKTGIEQRLASAAYDWSLLYGFATVLLALFLGWGASVIFRRD, encoded by the coding sequence ATGACGCGGTTCCTCGCCCTCCTCGCCGCCCTTTGGGCCGGCCTCGCCGCGGCGGCGGCGCGGGCCGAGACGCTGATCGCGGCGATGTCGACCCACCAGATCCAGATCACCTCGAACTATACCGGCAGCCAGCTGACGGTCTTCGGCCTGGTCGAGCGCGACGCGCGCACGGTCTCGCGCGGCGATCCCTATGACATCATCGTCACCGTCCGCGGCCCCCGGCGCATGCTGCTGGTCCGCGAGAAAGAGCGCCTCGGTCCGATCTGGATCAACCGGTCGCAGCGCCGCTTTCCAGACAATCCGGTCTTCCTGCACGTCGCCAGCAACCGGCCGATCGCGGAGATGATGAGCCCCGAAACGGCACGGCGCGGCCGCATCGGCCTCGCTAATGCCGAGCTGCCGCAGGGGAATTGGGTCGACCTCGATCCCGGCTCGACCCGCTTCCGCGAAAGCCTGCTCCGGATCATGCAGGCCAAGGATCTCTTTGGCTACGAGGAGCGCGGCGTCACCTTCCTGTCCAGCAGCCTGTTCAGCGCGCCGATCGACATCGCGGCCACCGCGCCGACCGGCTCCTATACGGTCGACATCGTGCTCTATTCCGGCGGGGTGCCGCTGGCGCGCCAGCAGACCAATTTTGAGGTGATCAAGACCGGCATTGAGCAGCGGCTCGCCTCCGCGGCCTATGACTGGTCGTTGCTGTACGGTTTCGCGACCGTGCTGCTGGCGCTCTTCCTCGGTTGGGGCGCGAGCGTGATCTTCCGGCGCGACTGA
- a CDS encoding sulfite exporter TauE/SafE family protein has translation MQIYLPIAELPISVLMVLGLSGAVGFISGLFGVGGGFLLTPLLIFLDIPPAVAVATVAAQVAGSSMTGVLTYFRRRALDLKLGGVLVSGGILGTVLGVLFFNMMRRLGQLELVITLSYVTLFSIIGGLMLYDALRALLRARAGKPARLKRRGGMHPWWMGLPFRQRFYRSGLYCSVLPIALLAIVIGFIGAVLGVGGGFILVPGLIYFFRIPPAVVVGTSLFQILVTMTGATVLHAVTNQSVDLILATLLLVGGVIGAQFGGRAARNLNVESFRLLLALLILSVGLRFAIELFIPPTERFSVVVPESAR, from the coding sequence GTGCAGATTTACCTGCCGATCGCCGAGCTTCCGATCAGCGTGCTGATGGTCCTCGGCCTGAGCGGCGCGGTCGGCTTCATCTCCGGCCTGTTCGGCGTCGGCGGCGGCTTCCTGCTCACCCCACTGCTGATCTTCCTCGACATCCCGCCGGCGGTAGCGGTCGCAACCGTGGCGGCGCAGGTCGCGGGCTCATCGATGACCGGCGTGCTGACCTATTTCCGGCGCAGGGCCCTCGACCTCAAGCTTGGCGGCGTCCTGGTCAGCGGCGGCATCCTCGGCACGGTGCTCGGCGTCTTGTTCTTCAACATGATGCGCCGGCTGGGTCAGCTCGAGCTCGTCATCACGCTCTCCTATGTCACGCTGTTCTCGATCATCGGCGGGCTGATGCTCTACGACGCGCTGCGTGCGCTGCTGCGCGCCCGAGCCGGCAAGCCGGCGCGGCTGAAGCGGCGCGGCGGCATGCACCCTTGGTGGATGGGGCTGCCCTTCCGCCAGCGCTTCTATCGCTCGGGCCTCTATTGCAGCGTGCTGCCGATCGCCCTGCTCGCCATCGTCATCGGCTTCATCGGCGCCGTGCTCGGCGTCGGCGGCGGCTTCATCCTGGTGCCGGGGCTGATCTACTTCTTCCGGATTCCACCGGCCGTGGTGGTCGGGACCTCGCTCTTCCAGATCCTGGTGACGATGACGGGCGCGACCGTGCTGCACGCGGTCACCAACCAGTCGGTCGATCTCATCCTCGCCACGCTGCTGTTGGTTGGCGGCGTCATCGGCGCGCAGTTCGGCGGCCGCGCAGCGCGCAACCTCAATGTCGAATCCTTCCGGCTGCTGCTGGCGCTGCTGATCCTCTCGGTCGGCCTGCGCTTCGCCATCGAGCTCTTCATTCCGCCGACCGAACGCTTCTCGGTGGTCGTGCCGGAGAGCGCGCGATGA
- a CDS encoding sulfurtransferase TusA family protein has product MDTIPLDLRGLKCPLPVLRVRKALSMAQAGTLLVVHCTDPMAAIDLPNLARETGNVIERQGDADGAIVFHIRKAA; this is encoded by the coding sequence ATGGATACCATTCCGCTCGATCTGCGCGGCCTGAAATGCCCTCTCCCGGTGCTGCGCGTGCGCAAGGCCCTGAGCATGGCGCAGGCCGGCACCCTGCTCGTGGTGCACTGCACCGACCCGATGGCGGCGATCGACCTGCCCAACCTCGCACGCGAAACCGGCAATGTCATCGAGCGGCAGGGGGATGCGGATGGCGCTATCGTCTTCCATATCCGTAAGGCGGCCTAG
- a CDS encoding peptide ABC transporter permease codes for MIRHNAQAPLDPATDAALLLRRIGFGTLALVLPLAALVSRRAAVVLVPIGIALLIIAMLIEEPAKFVGSLKEAVFSRPGLILLGLVAWALLSLVWSPFPTSAAEKAGNLMLAVVLGFTGLSALPERMRSSNLNLSPLGTGSAGLFALGLIIISALRHAETPPGAVERGVSIILITAWPALAWLLSRERGMSALGLALIVAILALTRFDDGETVAMLFGAVAFGAVTASRERAAQVIATIIAGLMLFAPILPFLLAPLVSALPDSADDFAQMLSIWADVIRQSPIELVTGHGLDTVVRDQLRGVLPQPAPATLLFETWYELGLVGAAAAAACLYFAIRAAGRMVGALAAGGVAAFTTAFALAVFGFAPLLPWWLMTLTAVVLLFGAIARGQYRTDRPAVPLPMRSAGRTRPKAGEPPAD; via the coding sequence ATGATCCGCCACAACGCTCAAGCTCCGCTCGACCCGGCCACCGATGCCGCGCTGCTGCTGCGGCGCATCGGCTTCGGCACGCTCGCGCTCGTCCTGCCGCTGGCCGCGCTGGTCTCGCGCCGCGCCGCGGTCGTGCTCGTGCCGATCGGCATCGCATTGCTGATCATCGCGATGCTGATCGAGGAGCCGGCCAAATTCGTCGGCTCGCTCAAGGAGGCCGTTTTCAGCCGGCCGGGACTGATCCTGCTCGGCCTCGTGGCCTGGGCGCTGCTCTCGCTGGTCTGGAGTCCCTTTCCCACGTCGGCTGCCGAAAAGGCCGGCAACCTGATGCTCGCCGTCGTGCTCGGCTTCACCGGATTGTCGGCGCTTCCGGAGCGGATGCGCTCCTCGAATCTCAACCTTTCCCCTCTCGGCACCGGCAGCGCCGGCCTGTTCGCGCTCGGGCTGATCATCATCTCGGCCTTGCGGCACGCAGAGACGCCACCTGGCGCCGTCGAACGTGGCGTCTCGATCATCCTGATCACCGCCTGGCCGGCTCTCGCCTGGCTCCTCTCGCGCGAACGCGGGATGAGCGCGCTCGGCCTCGCCCTCATTGTTGCGATACTGGCACTGACGCGGTTCGATGACGGCGAAACCGTCGCGATGCTCTTCGGCGCGGTCGCCTTCGGCGCCGTCACCGCCAGCCGCGAGCGCGCCGCGCAGGTGATCGCGACGATCATCGCGGGGCTGATGCTGTTCGCCCCCATCCTGCCCTTCCTGCTCGCGCCGCTGGTTTCGGCGTTGCCGGACAGCGCCGACGATTTCGCGCAGATGCTCTCGATCTGGGCGGATGTGATCCGGCAATCGCCGATCGAACTCGTCACCGGGCACGGGCTCGACACCGTGGTCCGCGACCAGCTCAGGGGCGTGCTGCCGCAGCCCGCACCGGCCACGCTGCTGTTCGAGACCTGGTACGAGCTCGGCCTCGTCGGTGCGGCCGCCGCTGCCGCCTGCCTATATTTCGCCATCCGCGCCGCTGGCCGCATGGTAGGCGCATTGGCGGCCGGTGGCGTCGCCGCCTTCACCACCGCCTTCGCGCTCGCGGTTTTCGGCTTCGCGCCGCTCTTGCCCTGGTGGTTGATGACGCTGACCGCCGTGGTGCTGCTGTTCGGCGCTATCGCCCGCGGCCAATACCGCACCGACCGACCCGCCGTGCCGCTGCCGATGCGCTCGGCCGGCCGCACGCGACCCAAGGCGGGCGAGCCGCCGGCAGACTGA
- a CDS encoding M20 aminoacylase family protein yields MPKTDIIAALTPEITAIRRDIHRHPELMYDVHRTAGLVAEKLREWGVDEVVTGIGQTGVVGIIKGKGQDSGRVIAMRADMDALPIHEETNLEHRSTIPGKMHACGHDGHTAMLLGAAKYLTQTRDFDGTAVLIFQPAEEGGAGAKAMIDDGLITRFGIQEVYGMHNKPGVPVGRFEIAKGPAMAAADRIHIKIEGLGGHAAAPHRVNDPIVASCALVSALQTVASRNADPLESIVVSVTALNAGEAFNVIPQTAEIKGSVRTLTPQTRELAQKRVTEIVDGVMKAFGMKYELEYHLGYPVTFNHAGQTDFVTSVTKEAFGSDAIKTDIPPTMGSEDFSYMLEERPGAFINIGNGDSAGLHHPAYEFNDAAIPVGVNYWTSLIEIAMPQRAA; encoded by the coding sequence ATGCCCAAGACCGACATCATCGCGGCACTGACCCCCGAAATCACCGCGATCCGCCGCGACATCCATCGCCACCCCGAGCTGATGTACGACGTCCACCGGACGGCCGGGCTCGTCGCCGAGAAGCTCAGGGAATGGGGCGTCGATGAGGTCGTGACGGGCATCGGCCAGACCGGCGTCGTTGGCATCATCAAAGGCAAGGGCCAGGATTCCGGCCGGGTCATCGCCATGCGCGCCGACATGGACGCGCTGCCGATCCATGAGGAAACCAATCTCGAGCATCGCTCGACCATTCCGGGCAAGATGCATGCCTGCGGCCATGACGGCCACACCGCCATGCTGCTCGGCGCCGCAAAGTACCTGACGCAGACCCGCGACTTCGACGGTACCGCCGTGCTGATCTTCCAGCCCGCCGAGGAAGGCGGCGCCGGCGCCAAGGCGATGATCGATGACGGGCTCATCACCCGCTTCGGCATCCAGGAAGTCTACGGCATGCACAACAAGCCGGGCGTGCCCGTAGGCCGTTTCGAGATCGCCAAGGGGCCGGCCATGGCCGCCGCCGACCGCATCCACATCAAGATCGAGGGTCTGGGCGGGCACGCGGCCGCGCCGCATCGCGTCAACGACCCGATCGTCGCCTCCTGCGCGCTGGTCAGCGCCCTGCAGACGGTGGCCTCGCGCAATGCCGACCCGCTCGAGTCGATCGTCGTCTCGGTAACCGCGCTCAATGCCGGCGAAGCCTTCAACGTCATCCCGCAGACCGCGGAGATCAAGGGCTCGGTGCGCACGCTGACGCCGCAGACCCGCGAGCTCGCGCAGAAGCGCGTCACCGAGATCGTCGACGGCGTGATGAAGGCCTTCGGCATGAAGTACGAGCTGGAATACCATCTCGGCTATCCCGTCACCTTCAACCATGCCGGCCAGACCGACTTCGTCACCAGCGTGACCAAGGAGGCCTTCGGCTCGGATGCGATCAAGACCGACATCCCGCCGACCATGGGCTCCGAAGATTTCTCCTACATGCTGGAGGAGCGCCCGGGCGCCTTCATCAACATCGGCAACGGCGACTCGGCGGGCCTTCATCACCCGGCCTATGAGTTCAACGACGCGGCGATCCCCGTCGGCGTGAACTACTGGACGAGCCTGATCGAAATCGCCATGCCGCAGCGCGCGGCCTGA
- the glp gene encoding gephyrin-like molybdotransferase Glp: protein MTGRPGGAGTDIGLISLDEAGARAAACVEPVPGVLELPLVEADGRVLAEAVIAPIDLPPFANSAVDGYAVRYADLLPDAETSLPLLGRTAAGDPVGRLGHGAWRIFTGAPAPDGADTVVMQENVRLNGGEVILPSGLKRGANLRPAGEDVARGQEVLPAGRRLRPPDLGLLAALGLERVRVRQRPRVALFSTGDELTEPGQPLKPAAIYDANRAMLRALLARAGADVADLGILRDEPANLERHLREAAGACDLIVTSGGVSVGEEDHVKAALSACGSLDLWRVAIKPGKPIAIGEAAGTPFIGLPGNPVAVFVGFVFVARPLLARLAGAVDEAPVVFPVTAGFHHRKKAGRREFLRATLERRDDGAVIARKHPGEGAGSLASLAQSDGLVVLAENLEQLEEGSSVPFLPYAGLLG from the coding sequence GTGACGGGCAGGCCGGGCGGAGCCGGGACGGATATCGGGCTGATCTCCCTCGATGAAGCGGGAGCCCGCGCGGCTGCCTGCGTCGAGCCTGTGCCGGGCGTGCTCGAACTGCCGCTCGTCGAGGCGGACGGGCGTGTACTGGCGGAGGCCGTGATCGCGCCGATCGATCTGCCGCCCTTCGCGAATTCCGCCGTCGACGGTTATGCCGTCCGCTACGCCGATCTCCTGCCCGATGCCGAAACCAGCCTGCCGCTCCTCGGCCGAACGGCGGCCGGCGATCCGGTCGGCAGGCTCGGGCACGGCGCCTGGCGCATCTTCACGGGCGCTCCGGCACCCGACGGTGCCGACACGGTGGTGATGCAGGAGAATGTCAGGCTGAATGGCGGCGAGGTGATCCTGCCCTCCGGTTTGAAGCGCGGCGCCAATCTGCGCCCGGCGGGCGAGGATGTCGCCCGCGGTCAGGAGGTTCTGCCAGCGGGGCGGCGCCTGCGGCCGCCGGATCTCGGGCTGCTCGCTGCCCTGGGGCTGGAGCGGGTCCGGGTCAGGCAGCGTCCGCGCGTCGCGCTGTTTTCGACGGGCGACGAATTGACCGAGCCGGGGCAGCCCTTGAAACCCGCGGCGATCTACGATGCCAACCGGGCGATGCTGCGGGCCCTGCTGGCGCGCGCGGGCGCCGACGTCGCCGATCTCGGCATTCTGCGTGACGAGCCGGCCAATCTCGAACGGCATCTGCGCGAGGCCGCCGGCGCCTGCGACCTTATCGTCACCTCCGGCGGGGTGTCGGTCGGCGAGGAGGATCACGTCAAGGCTGCGCTGTCGGCCTGCGGCTCGCTCGACCTCTGGCGCGTCGCGATCAAGCCCGGCAAGCCGATTGCGATCGGAGAGGCAGCCGGCACGCCCTTCATCGGTCTGCCGGGCAATCCGGTCGCGGTTTTCGTCGGGTTTGTGTTCGTCGCTCGGCCGCTGCTGGCGCGCCTTGCGGGAGCGGTGGACGAAGCGCCGGTCGTCTTCCCTGTCACAGCCGGCTTCCATCATCGGAAAAAGGCCGGGCGCAGGGAGTTCCTGCGCGCCACGCTGGAACGGCGGGACGATGGCGCCGTGATCGCGCGCAAGCATCCCGGTGAGGGGGCGGGCTCTCTCGCCTCGCTCGCGCAATCGGATGGGCTTGTCGTGCTGGCTGAGAATCTGGAGCAGTTGGAGGAGGGCAGCAGCGTCCCCTTCCTGCCCTATGCCGGCTTGCTGGGCTAG
- a CDS encoding DUF2478 domain-containing protein: MTMLAAIPYTSGFPIDAFMQGVAAQLKRRGLRLGGVVQHNNAACDDRCMAMSLEDLGSGHRFPISQDLGASAAGCHLDAAGLAAATAAFVGALAERVDLVMVNKFGKQEALGEGLRQEIANAVMADLPVLIAVRRDFLPAWRDFAGDDWVELAAEAAAVERWIADAIRRAA; this comes from the coding sequence ATGACCATGCTGGCTGCCATTCCCTATACGAGCGGTTTCCCGATCGACGCCTTCATGCAGGGCGTGGCTGCACAGTTGAAGCGACGCGGCCTCCGGCTTGGCGGGGTGGTTCAGCACAATAATGCGGCCTGCGACGACCGCTGCATGGCGATGTCGCTGGAAGATCTCGGCAGCGGCCATCGCTTCCCGATCAGCCAGGACCTCGGCGCGAGTGCCGCGGGCTGCCATCTCGATGCGGCTGGTCTCGCCGCGGCGACGGCGGCTTTCGTCGGTGCGTTGGCTGAGCGCGTCGATCTCGTCATGGTCAACAAGTTCGGCAAGCAGGAGGCGCTGGGCGAGGGTCTGCGTCAGGAGATCGCCAATGCCGTGATGGCGGACCTGCCCGTGCTGATCGCGGTGCGCCGCGATTTCCTGCCGGCCTGGCGCGATTTTGCCGGAGACGACTGGGTCGAACTCGCGGCCGAGGCGGCGGCGGTGGAACGCTGGATCGCAGATGCGATCCGGCGCGCTGCCTGA
- a CDS encoding DUF882 domain-containing protein — MPSVALADVASEKISFQPQVKGLGCLKPETKAMIAELVAKIGPIQITSTCGGRHARHSQHYSGNAVDFRPLATSPRKAAAAARALANVGGVGTYSNGLVHADVGELEISWYGHKRSRYAYASKRSRYARVARNSN, encoded by the coding sequence TTGCCTTCAGTCGCCCTGGCTGATGTCGCTTCCGAAAAAATCTCCTTTCAGCCGCAGGTCAAAGGCCTGGGCTGCCTGAAGCCCGAGACGAAGGCGATGATCGCCGAACTCGTCGCGAAGATCGGCCCGATCCAGATCACCTCCACCTGCGGCGGTCGCCATGCGCGCCATTCGCAGCACTACAGCGGCAACGCGGTTGATTTCCGGCCGCTGGCGACCTCGCCGCGCAAGGCCGCTGCCGCCGCGCGCGCGCTCGCCAATGTTGGCGGCGTCGGCACCTATTCGAACGGCCTCGTCCATGCCGATGTCGGCGAGCTTGAAATCTCCTGGTACGGCCACAAGCGCAGCCGCTATGCCTATGCCAGCAAGCGCAGCCGCTATGCCAGGGTCGCTCGCAACAGCAACTGA
- a CDS encoding pyridoxal-phosphate dependent enzyme produces the protein MPFDVTLADIQAAAGRIAGKVRRTPTYHSAGLSERLGVETWVKLESLQFGGSFKVRGCFNKLTALSASELACGVVTVSGGNHAIAVSLVARAIGTRALVLMPKATPALNIALTQEAGGEVELCEDSIAAFAKAEDYAAQGMVHVHSYDDPAIIAGHGTLGLELAADAGGRLDHVFVSIGGGGFSAGVGAALKGLDPAVRLHGVETEGATTMTQALAAGQPVPIRPTSIARTLGAPFATERTIAAARQFLEEIIVVPDAEAVRELVWVLQNERVLVEPAAACVVAAAMARKETFQPGERVCLVLCGSNVALDDIARWRTEFAI, from the coding sequence ATGCCGTTCGACGTCACCCTTGCCGATATTCAGGCCGCCGCCGGGCGCATCGCCGGCAAGGTCCGCCGCACGCCGACCTATCACAGCGCGGGCCTGTCCGAGCGGCTCGGGGTCGAGACCTGGGTGAAGCTCGAAAGCCTGCAGTTCGGCGGCTCCTTCAAGGTGCGCGGCTGCTTCAACAAGCTGACGGCCCTGAGCGCATCCGAACTGGCTTGCGGTGTCGTCACCGTCTCGGGCGGCAATCACGCCATCGCGGTGTCGCTCGTCGCGCGAGCGATCGGCACGCGCGCGCTGGTACTGATGCCGAAGGCGACGCCGGCGCTCAACATCGCACTGACCCAGGAGGCGGGTGGAGAGGTCGAGCTCTGCGAGGATTCGATCGCCGCCTTTGCCAAGGCCGAGGACTATGCCGCGCAGGGCATGGTCCATGTCCATTCCTATGACGACCCGGCGATCATCGCCGGCCATGGCACGCTCGGCCTGGAGCTCGCCGCGGATGCCGGTGGACGGCTCGACCACGTCTTCGTCTCGATCGGCGGTGGGGGGTTCTCGGCTGGAGTCGGCGCGGCGCTGAAGGGGCTCGACCCGGCCGTGCGGCTGCACGGCGTCGAGACCGAGGGCGCGACGACGATGACGCAGGCGCTCGCCGCCGGCCAGCCGGTGCCGATCCGACCTACTTCGATCGCGCGCACGCTGGGCGCGCCCTTCGCGACGGAACGCACCATCGCGGCGGCACGGCAGTTCCTCGAGGAGATCATCGTGGTGCCGGATGCGGAAGCCGTGCGCGAACTGGTCTGGGTGCTGCAGAATGAGCGCGTGCTGGTGGAACCCGCCGCGGCCTGCGTTGTCGCGGCTGCTATGGCACGCAAGGAAACCTTCCAGCCCGGCGAACGTGTCTGCCTCGTGCTCTGCGGGTCGAACGTCGCGTTGGACGACATCGCTCGCTGGCGCACCGAGTTCGCGATCTAG
- a CDS encoding Mrp/NBP35 family ATP-binding protein has translation MTVSQADVLRALELVKLPASGQSLAASGRVGDILIDGGKVIFAIGIDPTEANAMEPVRKAAESAVGGLPGVTQVLVGLTADKAPPSAGMQARQQAQRPGPGGAPKPAGVPGVKQIIAVASGKGGVGKSTTAANLAVALATLGLKVGVLDSDIYGPSMPKIFGITGKPQIVSGRTLAPMEAYGLKVMSIGFLVDEETPMIWRGPMVISAITQMLREVAWGELDVLVVDMPPGTGDAQLTMAQQVPLAGAVIVSTPQDLALLDARRGVAMFRKVAVPILGLVENMSYFICPQCGHQSDIFAHGGARHEAERLGVPFLGEIPLAMPIRETSDGGRPIVASDPQSPHAKAYVALARQVQAGLGGAARAAPRIVIE, from the coding sequence GTGACCGTTTCCCAAGCCGATGTCCTGCGGGCACTCGAACTGGTGAAGCTTCCAGCGAGCGGGCAATCGCTCGCGGCCTCCGGCCGCGTCGGCGATATCCTGATCGATGGCGGCAAGGTGATCTTCGCGATCGGCATCGATCCGACCGAGGCCAATGCGATGGAGCCCGTGCGCAAGGCTGCGGAAAGCGCCGTCGGCGGCCTGCCGGGCGTAACGCAGGTGCTCGTCGGGCTGACGGCCGACAAGGCGCCGCCCTCGGCCGGGATGCAGGCCCGCCAGCAGGCGCAGCGGCCCGGCCCCGGCGGCGCGCCGAAACCGGCCGGCGTGCCGGGCGTGAAACAGATCATCGCGGTTGCCAGCGGCAAGGGCGGCGTTGGCAAATCGACCACCGCAGCCAATCTCGCCGTAGCGCTCGCGACGCTCGGCCTCAAGGTCGGCGTGCTCGATTCCGACATCTACGGCCCGTCCATGCCGAAGATCTTCGGCATCACCGGCAAGCCGCAGATCGTCTCGGGACGGACCCTGGCGCCGATGGAGGCCTATGGGCTCAAGGTGATGTCGATCGGCTTCCTCGTCGACGAGGAGACGCCGATGATCTGGCGCGGGCCGATGGTGATCTCGGCGATCACCCAGATGCTGCGCGAAGTCGCCTGGGGGGAGCTCGACGTCCTCGTCGTCGACATGCCGCCCGGCACCGGCGATGCGCAGCTCACCATGGCGCAGCAGGTGCCGCTTGCCGGCGCCGTCATCGTTTCGACGCCGCAGGATCTCGCCTTGCTCGACGCGCGCCGCGGCGTCGCCATGTTCAGGAAGGTGGCAGTGCCGATCCTCGGCCTCGTCGAGAACATGAGCTATTTCATCTGCCCGCAATGCGGACACCAGTCCGATATCTTCGCCCATGGCGGGGCGCGACACGAGGCCGAGCGGCTCGGCGTGCCTTTCCTCGGCGAGATTCCGCTGGCGATGCCGATCCGCGAGACCTCGGACGGAGGCCGCCCGATCGTCGCCAGCGATCCGCAGAGCCCGCATGCCAAGGCCTATGTCGCGCTGGCGCGGCAGGTCCAGGCCGGCCTCGGCGGAGCCGCCAGAGCAGCGCCGCGCATCGTCATCGAGTAA
- the mobA gene encoding molybdenum cofactor guanylyltransferase MobA has product MRTVTPSTVGLILAGGLARRMGGGDKPLKLLAGRPILAHVIERLREQCDGLVLNANGDPARFAAFGLPVIADAVPDFAGPLAGILAGLDWLAEHRPETAWLLSVAADTPFIPSDLARRLHEARIAAEAPLACAASAGRAHHAIGLWPVSLRQDLRRALEAGDRKISRWTQDHGVAVAEWAAEPVDPFFNVNTPDDLREAERLAGLLA; this is encoded by the coding sequence ATCCGCACAGTGACGCCATCCACAGTCGGCCTCATCCTTGCAGGCGGCCTCGCTCGTCGCATGGGCGGCGGCGACAAGCCGCTCAAGCTGCTCGCCGGCAGGCCGATCCTCGCCCATGTGATCGAACGGCTTCGCGAGCAGTGCGACGGCCTTGTCCTTAACGCCAATGGCGATCCAGCCCGCTTTGCGGCCTTCGGCCTGCCGGTTATCGCCGACGCTGTGCCGGATTTTGCCGGTCCGCTTGCCGGCATCCTCGCCGGGCTCGATTGGCTGGCCGAGCACCGGCCGGAAACGGCATGGCTGCTGAGCGTCGCGGCCGATACACCCTTCATTCCGAGCGACCTCGCCCGGCGTCTGCATGAAGCGCGGATCGCGGCCGAAGCTCCGCTGGCCTGCGCCGCCTCGGCTGGGCGGGCCCATCATGCCATCGGTCTCTGGCCGGTCTCGCTACGGCAGGATTTGCGGCGGGCTCTCGAGGCGGGAGATCGGAAGATCAGCCGCTGGACGCAAGATCATGGCGTCGCTGTCGCGGAATGGGCTGCCGAACCTGTCGATCCCTTCTTTAACGTCAATACGCCGGACGATCTGCGCGAGGCGGAGCGTCTCGCCGGATTGCTGGCCTAG